From one Coffea eugenioides isolate CCC68of chromosome 11, Ceug_1.0, whole genome shotgun sequence genomic stretch:
- the LOC113752430 gene encoding putative late blight resistance protein homolog R1B-16, with protein sequence MANLAAPKFSLNVGGASSSEANSENFEALTARNYEAAGEVMNPIDYVELFEDEAKQITEELTNGLTQLRMLSIVGMPGIGKTTLANSIYQSPLVPLHFHVHARCCVTQLYQKRRLLLEILQQVNARTEPRHGLTDDELAEELYRSLKGKKYVIFFDDLWDTRLWNDMSTSFPDDNMGSRIMFTSRFHNIVSQIERKSITYPLNPLSEVTCWKLLEVKLFQKECCPQELLGVGMQMAINCKGLPLAVDLVVGLLRNKERRQDCWEQIANSLNTHLLADQQGRCWGILELSYNHLPNHLKPCFLYFRAFSEDEEVPVSELMWLWIAEGFVQPQKDEKGSLEDVAKKYLSDLIARSLVMKTKRGSLGGVKASRIHDLLHDFVLAKAKEECFMKEINGYEHLISPSCVHTMSKPYRLFVHSRWMDGAAITKPSAVRVRSLVVSRFAASCLKSNSFALQNFKLLRVLQLSDIKTDCWTSVFCLFHLRFLSLETYSYMIPPEISNLQSLETFLLRLKRYGEIELPETIWDLVKLRHFKIWGSSTLPKYNLEKFFKFDNLQTLATPAFCCGEDTEKILRGLPSLRKLSCILLDSWDNSLKCNRFPNLDFLTRLESLKVEYSGEVQQRCEFNFPSNLKKLTLSRFFLPWSEISTIGRLPNLEVLKLLCGAFEGKLWDMTEGEFLELKFLMLQNLNIAQWNASEGDHLPCLETLVLANCNQLEEIPSCLGDVLTLEKIELQHCRRSVEISARTIKEKQEEMGNEQFVITLK encoded by the coding sequence ATGGCTAACCTGGCAGCCCCCAAGTTTTCCCTGAATGTAGGCGGTGCATCATCTTCAGAAGCTAATTCTGAAAATTTTGAGGCACTGACAGCTCGCAACTATGAGGCTGCAGGTGAAGTTATGAACCCCATTGACTATGTGGAGCTGTTTGAGGATGAAGCTAAACAGATAACAGAGGAACTAACAAATGGTTTGACACAGTTGAGAATGCTCTCTATTGTTGGAATGCCAGGAATTGGTAAGACAACATTAGCCAATTCCATATACCAGAGTCCTTTAGTTCCTCTGCACTTCCATGTTCATGCAAGGTGTTGTGTCACTCAGTTGTATCAAAAAAGAAGATTGTTGCTGGAAATTCTGCAACAAGTTAATGCAAGAACCGAGCCAAGACATGGATTGACTGATGATGAATTAGCAGAAGAGTTGTATAGAAGTCTGAAGGGGAAAAAGTATGTCATCTTCTTTGATGATTTGTGGGATACCAGGCTGTGGAATGATATGAGTACCTCTTTCCCAGATGATAATATGGGAAGCAGAATTATGTTCACAAGCCGATTTCATAACATTGTGTCACAAATTGAACGTAAGAGTATTACTTATCCTCTCAATCCCTTATCAGAGGTTACTTGTTGGAAATTGCTGGAAGTGAAGCTTTTTCAAAAAGAATGCTGCCCTCAAGAACTTTTGGGAGTTGGAATGCAAATGGCTATCAATTGCAAAGGCCTACCACTTGCTGTGGATTTGGTAGTTGGTCTGCTCAGAAACAAGGAGAGAAGACAAGATTGTTGGGAACAAATTGCAAATAGTTTAAATACACACCTTCTTGCAGATCAACAGGGTCGATGCTGGGGTATACTAGAACTCAGTTACAACCATTTGCCAAATCATTTGAAGCCATGCTTTCTCTATTTCAGAGCATTTTCTGAGGATGAAGAAGTTCCGGTATCTGAGTTGATGTGGTTATGGATTGCAGAAGGATTTGTTCAACCACAAAAAGACGAGAAAGGAAGCTTAGAGGATGTAGCTAAGAAGTACTTGAGCGATCTAATTGCTAGAAGCCTCGTAATGAAAACCAAAAGAGGATCTCTTGGTGGAGTCAAAGCAAGCCGCATTCATGATCTACTGCATGATTTTGTCTTGGCAAAAGCTAAAGAAGAGTGCTTCATGAAGGAAATAAATGGTTATGAGCATTTGATTTCACCTTCTTGTGTCCACACAATGTCCAAGCCATACCGTTTGTTTGTCCATTCCAGGTGGATGGATGGTGCTGCAATAACAAAGCCTTCTGCTGTTCGCGTCCGCTCTCTGGTAGTCTCTCGATTTGCAGCTTCATGTCTAAAATCCAATTCATTTGCTTTGCAAAATTTCAAACTTCTGAGGGTGTTACAACTTTCAGACATCAAAACTGACTGCTGGACTAGCGTATTCTGCCTGTTTCATCTGAGGTTCTTATCACTCGAAACTTACTCATATATGATCCCACCAGAAATAAGCAATCTCCAGAGCCTGgaaacttttcttttgaggCTGAAAAGATACGGAGAAATTGAATTACCAGAGACTATTTGGGACTTGGTGAAACTGAGACATTTCAAGATATGGGGGTCATCCACTTTGCCAAAATACAATCTGGAGAAATTCTTCAAGTTTGATAATTTGCAAACACTTGCGACTCCAGCCTTTTGTTGTGGAGAAGATACTGAGAAGATCTTGAGAGGCTTACCTAGTCTTCGAAAGTTAAGTTGCATACTTCTGGATTCATGGGATAATTCTTTGAAATGCAACCGCTTTCCAAATTTGGACTTCCTCACGcgacttgaatcactcaaggtGGAATACAGTGGTGAGGTGCAACAACGTTGTGAGTTCAACTTCCCCTCGAATCTCAAAAAGTTGACTCTCTCAAGGTTCTTCTTACCGTGGAGTGAAATTTCGACCATTGGAAGGCTACCTAATCTTGAGGTTCTCAAATTACTATGCGGTGCATTTGAAGGGAAATTATGGGACATGACAGAAGGTGAGTTTCTTGAACTCAAGTTCTTGATGTTGCAGAATTTGAACATTGCTCAATGGAATGCCTCAGAAGGGGATCACCTTCCTTGCCTTGAAACACTAGTATTGGCTAATTGCAATCAACTTGAGGAGATCCCTTCTTGTTTAGGTGATGTGCTAACGCTAGAGAAGATTGAGTTGCAACATTGCAGACGCTCTGTTGAGATATCCGCCAGGACaattaaggaaaaacaagaggaaaTGGGAAATGAGCAGTTTGTTATCACCCTTAAATGA